In Aythya fuligula isolate bAytFul2 chromosome 19, bAytFul2.pri, whole genome shotgun sequence, one genomic interval encodes:
- the POLE3 gene encoding DNA polymerase epsilon subunit 3, producing the protein MAERPEDLNLPNAVITRIIKEALPDGVNISKEARSAISRAASVFVLYATSCANNFAMKGKRKTLNAGDVLSAMEEMEFQRFVAPLKESLEVYRREQKGKKEARKDKDKKTDSEEQDKSREEENDDDDERMEEEEQNEEEEVDN; encoded by the exons ATGGCGGAGAGACCGGAGGACCTGAACCTGCCCAACGCCGTCATCACGCGCATCATCAAGGAGGCG CTTCCTGATGGGGTGAACATTTCCAAAGAAGCTCGGAGCGCGATATCTCGAGCAGCAAGTGTGTTCGTGCTCTATGCAACGTCGTG TGCAAATAACTTTGCCatgaaggggaagaggaaaaccCTGAATGCTGGCGATGTTCTCTCTGCCATGGAGGAAATGGAGTTTCAGCGATTTGTAGCCCCTTTGAAAGAATCCCTGGAAG tttacAGACgtgaacagaaaggaaagaaagaagcgagaaaagataaagacaaaaagacagACTCAGAGGAACAAGATAAGAGCCGAGAGGAAGagaatgatgatgatgatgaaaggatggaggaagaagaacaaaacgaggaggaggaggtggacaACTGA